A single region of the Oryzias latipes chromosome 21, ASM223467v1 genome encodes:
- the ttc21b gene encoding tetratricopeptide repeat protein 21B → MEDEDALLALILYYCHEKYYNHAVHATSDAQRKYNNEPKYIFFHAYGTLMQDQIQEATAELDTLRDDRHVSLCTLMALLYAEKRKANPDKEVIQELDAKIKEDRKSAPPKSLYYAGTFLWLLGRNDKAREYIERMIKLSNGSKEGIVLKAWIDVTSGKDSYARKAGKYFDEGLKEGANVFALMGKAQYYEYRQNYSGALEIVNQIIVSSPGFLPALIKKMKLMLSLQNWDQTVDTADRLLQKDKNNLEALRMLALHSVCRDGDFTEAAKMLSNLMSSLDILEPNNPELFYRMSLAFTRVCGRNKKVIELTFKMVERAFSLVPGDPDLAIELGYQMVLMGRTKEALKWYKTSTSNKEAASISALTGIVRCHLMEGHVDDAEQQLEFLTEIQKSIGKSGELLYLQAVLAAKKRRPQEEVTNLLNDAVDTHFSSLQGLPLGVEYLEKMNPDFLLEIIQEYLALCPAKPPAPGQPPAPQLQHCAKLLDTVVKIVPGLLNAVFLMAKVRYLCGDIDAAQSSLRHCLDQYPSHADAHLLMAQIHLLQGNITLCTHSLELCLSQDFEIRGHPLYHLIMAQAKKKTGELAEAIQILQMAVSLPGVRKAESHSKSKQKKMEMSSADCVSIFLELAEALWLNGQQHEAAKVMQDAITEFSGTSEELRITIANADLALLRGDVELALKMLRNITPEQPYYIQAKEKMANIYLMHKREKRLYVSCYREIVEKRSSPHTYLLLGDAYMNILEPEKAIEAYDQALKKNPKDSILASKMGKALIKTHNYFEAIKYYEAALQTEQHTFLRYDLAELLMKMKQYDRSEKVLHDALAHEPVNELPLLSDDCRYLVLLAKIQNKVEKNEESLFSLKKARDVQAKVVKRVQLEQPDAVPEQKKIAAEICAEIAKHYTSQRGYERAVQFYKEALVYCETDLKVMVELARLYLTLDEADACKEQCRIILKIDPHNEDTTLMMADIMFRKQEYEQAVFHFQQLLERKPDNYLALSRIIDLLRRAGKLEEVPRFLDMVEKHSFRSKVDPGFYYCKGLYLWYTGQPNDALRHFNKARKDNDWGQNAVYNMIEIYLNPDNDTLGGELFENLDGEIGNSTEKQESEQLAVRTAEKLLREIKPQTPGGHIQLRILENYCLLATKQKANIEKALNVFSEIASNEKDHAPALLAMATAYMMLKQTPRARNQLKLIAKMNWNLADADEFEKSWLLLADIYIHSGKFDLAGDLLKRCLNHNKSCCKAYEYQGYIMEKEMAFRDAALNYELAWKYGNQTNPNIGYKLAFNYLKAKKHVEAIDVCHKVLALHPHYPKIRKEILDKARAALRP, encoded by the exons ACAAAGAGGTCATTCAAGAGCTTGATGCAAAGATAAAAGAAGACCGTAAAAGTGCACCTCCTAAGAGTTTGTACTATGCTGGGACTTTCCTCTGGCTGTTGGGGCGAAATGACAAAGCAAGAGAGTACATAGAAAGAATGATCAAGCTCTCCAATGGCTCTAAAGAG GGGATCGTTCTAAAAGCTTGGATAGACGTTACATCTGGAAAAGACTCCTATGCCCGAAAGGCTGGAAAGTACTTTGATGAGGGACTGAAAGAAGGAGCTAATGTTTTTGCTCTGATGGGAAAG GCACAGTACTATGAATACCGTCAGAACTACTCTGGAGCATTAGAGATAGTTAACCAAATCATAGTGAGCTCCCCTGGCTTTCTACCTGCTCTCATCAAGAAAATGAAACTGATGCTAAGCCTCCAAAACTGGGATCAAACTGTGGACACGGCAGACAG GCTTTTACAGAAGGATAAAAATAACCTGGAGGCCCTGCGAATGCTAGCACTGCATTCCGTGTGCAGAGATGGTGATTTTACTGAG GCAGCAAAGATGCTCTCCAACCTCATGAGCAGCTTAGACATCTTGGAACCAAACAACCCGGAGCTTTTCTACAGAATGTCTCTTGCCTTCACTCGTGTT TGTGGGCGCAATAAAAAAGTGATTGagctgacatttaaaatggtgGAAAGAGCCTTTTCGTTGGTACCGGGAGACCCCGATTTAGCAATCGAACTGGGCTACCAGATGGTTCTAATGGGCAGAACAAAAGAGGCTCTAAAGTGGTACAAGACCTCGACTTCCAACAAGGAAGCAGCTAGTATTTCAGCTCTGACTG GTATAGTTCGCTGTCATCTGATGGAGGGTCATGTTGACGACGCAGAACAACAATTGGAGTTTCTCACAGAAATTCAAAAGTCCATTGGAAAATCAGGC GAGCTCTTGTACCTGCAGGCTGTGCTGGCGGCCAAAAAGCGGCGGCCCCAGGAGGAGGTGACCAACCTGCTGAACGATGCAGTGGACACCCACTTCTCCTCGCTGCAGGGCCTTCCCCTGGGAGTCGAGTACCTGGAAAAGATGAATCCAGACTTCCTTCTGGAGATCATCCAAGAATATCTTGCACTCTGCCCTGCAAAG CCTCCTGCCCCAGGCCAGCCTCCTGCTCCTCAGCTCCAACACTGTGCCAAGCTGTTGGATACTGTGGTGAAAATTGTTCCGGGTCTCCTTAATGCAGTTTTTCTGATGGCTAAAGTCAGATATCTCTGTG GTGATATCGATGCTGCTCAGAGCAGTCTACGCCACTGCCTAGACCAGTATCCATCTCATGCAGACGCTCACCTCCTAATGGCTCAGATCCACCTGCTGCAGGGAAACATAACTCTGTGCACCCATTCTCTTGAACTCTGCCTCAGCCAAGACTTTGAG ATTCGAGGCCACCCGCTGTACCACCTGATTATGGCCCAGGCAAAGAAGAAAACGGGTGAGCTTGCAGAGGCGATTCAGATATTACAGATGGCTGTGAGTCTTCCGGGTGTCCGTAAAGCGGAATCCCATTCAAAATCGAAGCAAAAGAAGATGGAAATGAGCTCTGCCGACTGTGTTTCTATTTTCTTGGAGCTCGCTGAGGCCCTGTGGCTCAACGGACAACAG catGAAGCTGCAAAGGTGATGCAGGATGCTATTACTGAGTTTTCCGGGACATCTGAGGAGCTGCGAATCACCATTGCTAACGCAGACCTGGCCCTGCTGCGTGGAGACGTTGAACTGGCGCTGAAAATGTTGCGAAATATTACCCCTGAACAGCCGTACTACATCCAAGCAAAAGAGAAAATGGCAAACATATATCTGATGCACAAAAGAGAGAAGCGGCTGTATGTGAGCTGTTACAG GGAAATTGTGGAAAAGCGGTCCAGCCCTCACACTTATCTCCTACTTGGTGACGCCTACATGAACATTCTGGAG cCAGAGAAAGCCATTGAGGCTTATGACCAGGCCCTGAAGAAAAACCCCAAAGACTCCATCTTAGCGAGTAAGATGGGGAAAGCTCTGATCAAGACTCATAACTACTTTGAG GCTATCAAGTACTATGAGGCTGCCCTGCAGACAGAGCAGCACACGTTCCTGCGCTACGACCTGGCTGAGCttctgatgaagatgaagcaATACGATCGCAGTGAAAAAGTCCTGCATGACGCTCTGGCTCATGAACCAG tgaATGAACTACCTTTACTCTCTGATGACTGCCGTTATCTGGTGCTGTTGGCAAAGAtccaaaataaagttgaaaaaaacgaagaatctttgttttctttgaaaaaa GCGCGTGACGTGCAGGCCAAGGTGGTGAAGCGTGTGCAGTTGGAGCAGCCCGATGCTGTCCCCGAGCAAAAGAAGATCGCAGCAGAGATCTGTGCCGAGATCGCAAAACACTACACAAGTCAGAGGGGCTACGAGAGAGCAGTCCAGTTTTACAAAGAAGCTCTTGTGTATTGCGAGACAGATCTCAAG GTGATGGTGGAGCTGGCACGGTTATACCTCACCCTTGATGAGGCGGATGCTTGCAAGGAGCAATGCCGTATCATTTTAAAGATTGACCCACACAATGAAGACACAACTTTG ATGATGGCAGACATCATGTTCAGAAAACAAGAGTATGAACAAGccgtttttcattttcaacaacTTCTGGAGCGGAAGCCAG ataacTACCTAGCTCTGTCACGCATTATAGACTTGTTGAGAAGAGCCGGAAAGTTGGAAGAAGTCCCCAGATTTCTTGACATGGTTGAAAAACATTCCTTTAGGTCTAAAGTAGACCCTGGCTTCTATTACTGTAAAGGACTCTATCTTTG GTATACAGGACAACCCAACGATGCGCTACGACATTTTAACAAGGCTCGGAAAGACAACGACTGGGGTCAAAACGCAGTTTACAACATGATTGAAATCTACCTGAACCCTGACAATGACACGCTTGGAGGGGAACTATTTGAGAATTTAGATGGTGAAATTGG CAACTCCACAGAGAAGCAGGAGTCGGAGCAGCTTGCAGTGAGAACAGCTGAGAAGTTGCTACGGGAGATAAAGCCTCAGACGCCAGGCGGACACATACAGCTCCGCATCCTGGAGAACTACTGTCTCCTTGCGACCAAACAGAAGGCCAATATAGAGAAAGCTCTTAATGTTTTCTCAGAGATTGCAAGCAATGAG AAAGACCACGCACCAGCACTTCTGGCCATGGCAACCGCTTACATGATGCTGAAACAAACCCCCAGAGCCAGGAACCAGCTCAAACTCATAGCTAAGATGAACTGGAACCTGGCAGATGCAGACGAGTTTGAGAAGAGCTGGTTGCTGCTGGCAGATATTTACATCCACTCAGGAAAATTTGATTTGGCCGGAGACCTTTTAAAAAGATGCTTAAATCATAATAAG tcatGCTGCAAGGCTTATGAATATCAGGGCTACATAATGGAAAAAGAGATGGCATTCCGTGATGCAGCACTCAATTATGAACTGGCTTGGAAGTATGGGAATCAGACCAATCCAAATATTG gATATAAACTTGCTTTTAActacttaaaagcaaaaaaacatgttgaggCCATAGACGTGTGCCACAAG GTTCTTGCTCTTCATCCACATTATCCAAAGATTAGAAAGGAAATCTTGGACAAAGCTCGTGCTGCCTTAAGACCTTAG
- the galnt3 gene encoding polypeptide N-acetylgalactosaminyltransferase 3, with translation MTALRRFLRRRLHPLKLAVVALLFVTFVFLIQWEVGTQSRLEDPWLKEMPVKRDSMLEVVIGAVKNFRDTIPKMQIKAPVRLQEKPGSMSCLPGHYTAAELKPVLERPPQDPLAPGAAGKPFNPSSLSPEEQKEKEKGEEKHCFNLYASDRISLSRDLGPDTRPPECIEQTFRRCPPLPTTSVIIVFHNEAWSTLLRTVYSVLHTSPAILLKEIILVDDASVDEVLKDQLDEYLKKLSIVRVVRQRERKGLITARLLGASVATGDTLTFLDAHCECFNGWLEPLLARIAQNYTAVVSPDISTIDLNTFEFMKPSPYGQNHNRGNFDWGLSFGWESLPDHEKQRRKDETYPIKTPTFAGGLFSISKEYFYQIGSYDEEMEIWGGENIEMSFRVWQCGGQLEIIPCSVVGHVFRTKSPHTFPKGTQVIARNQVRLAEVWMDDYKEIFYRRNQQAAQIAKEETFGDISKRKDLRERLQCKNFSWYLKNIYPEIFMPDLNPLLFGSVKNVGKASCLDAGENNEGGKELIMYPCHGLGGNQYFEYSTHREVRHNIQKELCLHGAGGVVKLEECQYKGRNTFVGAEQKWELKDNQLFYFPGGNMCLTAHQDHPSLARCNPSDRYQQWSFI, from the exons ATGACAGCTCTGCGCAGATTCCTTCGAAGGCGACTGCACCCACTTAAACTAGCTGTAGTGGCCCTCCTCTTTGTCACATTTGTCTTCCTCATACAATGGGAAGTGGGGACCCAAAGCCGGTTGGAGGACCCCTGGCTGAAGGAGATGCCGGTGAAGCGGGACTCCATGTTAGAGGTGGTGATAGGAGCTGTGAAAAACTTCAGGGATACCATTCCAAAGATGCAGATCAAAGCCCCTGTGCGGCTGCAAGAGAAGCCGGGCAGCATGTCCTGCCTGCCGGGCCACTACACAGCAGCTGAGCTCAAGCCGGTCCTGGAGAGGCCACCCCAGGACCCTCTCGCTCCTGGAGCAGCAGGGAAACCTTTCAATCCAAGTTCTCTGAGCCCCGAAGAGcagaaggagaaggagaaaggCGAAGAAAAGCACTGCTTTAACCTGTATGCAAGCGACCGCATCTCTCTGAGTAGAGACCTGGGCCCAGACACAAGACCTCCAGA ATGTATCGAGCAAACCTTCAGGCGATGCCCCCCCCTGCCGACCACCAGCGTGATCATTGTGTTTCACAACGAGGCTTGGAGCACTCTGCTAAGGACGGTCTACAGCGTCCTGCACACCTCCCCTGCCATCCTCCTGAAGGAGATCATCCTGGTGGATGACGCCAGCGTGGACG AAGTTCTGAAGGACCAGCTGGATGAGTACTTGAAGAAGCTGAGCATTGTGCGCGTGGTCCGCCAGCGAGAAAGAAAAGGGCTCATAACCGCCCGGCTGCTCGGCGCCTCTGTTGCCACCGGTGACACCCTCACCTTCCTCGACGCCCACT GCGAATGCTTCAATGGATGGCTGGAGCCTCTTCTGGCTAGGATAGCTCAGAACTACACCGCCGTAGTGAGTCCGGACATATCCACAATTGATCTCAATACCTTTGAATTTATGAAACCTTCGCCGTATGGCCAGAACCACAACCGGGGCAACTTTGACTGGGGCCTTTCTTTTGGCTGGGAGAGTCTTCCAGATCATGAAAAACAAAGGCGAAAGGACGAAACGTATCCCATTAA GACTCCTACGTTTGCAGGTGGGCTCTTCTCCATATCTAAAGAATATTTCTATCAAATTGGAAGCTATGATGAAGAAATGGAAATCTGGGGAGGGGAGAATATTGAAATGTCATTTAGG GTGTGGCAGTGTGGAGGGCAGCTGGAGATCATTCCATGCTCCGTTGTCGGTCATGTGTTCCGCACCAAAAGTCCACACACCTTTCCTAAAGGTACTCAGGTGATCGCCCGTAACCAGGTACGGCTGGCCGAGGTCTGGATGGATGACTACAAGGAGATCTTCTACCGTCGTAACCAACAAGCTGCACAAATTGCTAAAGAA GAAACTTTTGGAGACATATCCAAACGCAAGGATCTTCGAGAGCGGCTTCAGTGCAAGAACTTCTCCTGGTATTTGAAGAACATTTATCCAGAAATCTTCATGCCTGATCTCAACCCACTCCTCTTTGGCTCG gtgaaaaatgtggGCAAGGCCTCGTGTCTGGATGCTGGAGAGAACAATGAGGGTGGAAAGGAGCTCATTATGTACCCATGTCATGGACTCGGAGGAAACCAG TATTTTGAGTACTCCACACACCGTGAGGTTCGACACAACATTCAGAAGGAGCTGTGTTTGCATGGAGCAGGGGGGGTCGTGAAGCTGGAAGAGTGCCAGTACAAAGGCAGGAACACGTTTGTGGGAGCCGAACAAAAATGGGAACTAAAAGAT AACCAGTTATTCTACTTTCCTGGAGGGAACATGTGTCTGACAGCCCACCAGGATCATCCCTCCCTGGCTCGCTGCAACCCCTCAGACAGATACCAGCAGTGGTCCTTCATCTGA